In a single window of the Osmerus eperlanus chromosome 2, fOsmEpe2.1, whole genome shotgun sequence genome:
- the nol12 gene encoding nucleolar protein 12, producing MKGKFKTQKNGKGKPGSKKRGPKCIITFDDNERQEYLTGFHKRKLERRKAAVVEIKNKIKEEQKKVREKRHTEYMKLLKERKEALDEDEDELEDAITGTTESVQYDHPNHTVTVTTISDLDLTGGGLLGLPANQLDQGSEEEKEEKGEEGEELEKKTAMPKKSGDPILNKKICSLTASLHSHTKQKKRKGRKSKQQEGKGRGQPTDRKSGVKDRKSGATEKKARSGRTSKKLRRRQTGKRVHHHD from the exons ATGAAAGGCAAATTTAAGACGCAAAAGAATGGAAAAGGCAAGCCTGGATCAAAAAAGAGAGGGCCTAAGTGCATTATCACGTTCGACGATAACGAAAGACA GGAGTATCTTACAGGCTTCCACAAGAGGAagttggagaggaggaaagcagCGGTTGTGGAAATAAAGAACAAGATCAAGGAAGAGCAGAAGAAAGTGCGCGAGAAG agacacacagaataCATGAAGTTGCtcaaggagagaaaggaggctcTCG ATGAGGACGAAGATGAGCTGGAAGATGCGATCACTGGCACCACAGAGTCCGTGCAGTACGACCACCCCAACCACACAGTCACCGTGACGACCATCAGCGACCTGGACCTGACAGGAGGCGGCCTCCTTGGACTGCCAGCCAATCAG CTGGATCAGGGAAGCGAAGAGGAAaaagaagagaagggggaggaaggggaggaactGGAGAAGAAGACTGCCATGCCCAAGAAATCGGGAGACCCCATCCTTAATAAAAA gaTCTGCTCCTTAACTGCCTCGCTCCACTCACACACCAAACAAAAGAAGAGGAAAGGCAGGAAATCAAAGCAGCAGGAGGGCAAGGGACGAGGCCAgcccacagacaggaagtcaggtgtcaaagacaggaagtcaggtgCCACAGAGAAGAAGGCCAGATCCGGGAGGACCTCCAAGAAGCTGAGACGTAGGCAGACGGGGAAGAGGGTGCATCACCACGACTGA